From Desulfovibrio inopinatus DSM 10711:
AAGCGAACCGTTGAGGTGCATTAACTGTTTTGGCAATAACGTTCGGGATAATGGCCACAAACGCGTGCCGGATCCGCCAGCCAAAACAATGGCGTATACATTGGACAGGCTTGAGGTTTCGCTTGTGCTCAATGAAGTCATGATCGTCCTTTTCTGTTGTGGAATTATCGACAAAGATCGAAGGCGTCGGTCATGAAAAGGTTATGAATAGACAAAAGGAGTATCGAAATCGATAAACCTGATTAATTCTTTGTCTTTTTCGGATAAGACGGGGTTTTCAACAGGCCACTGAATACCAAGCTCGGGATCACTCCAAAGGATACCACAATCGTGTTCTTTCGAATAATACTCATCAACTTTGTAGAGAAACTCGACATCATCACACAGCGTCACATACCCGTGAGCAAAACCTTTCGGCACTAAAAACTGACGCTTGTTGTCCTCGGAAAGTTCAATACCATAATGCTTACCATAAGTAGGTGAACCTTTCCGTAGGTCGACAACCACATCGTAAACAGCTCCCCGAGTCACACGAACGAGTTTGGTCTGCGCCTTGGGCGGAAGTTGAAAATGTAATCCGCGAACAACACCCTTGTGCTGGGATCGCGCATGATTATCTTGAATAAAGTCAATATCAATTCCGTTTTCATGAAAAACTTTGCGGTTATAGCTTTCCATAAAATAGCCACGATTATCACCGAAAACATTCGGTTCATAAATGATGAGCCCCGGAAATTCTGTGGTGATAAAGCCCACAAGCGCGCTCCTGTTACTATGTTAAACGATCAGGGTACTCAATTCGCACGATTTCTGGCTGACGTCTAAAAACAACAAAATACTTGCCAGAAAACAATCCAAAATCCGGCAGGATTTATCATATTTCAAACCACACCTCAACACACGGCCTCTTATCCCTCTATTTTCTGCGAGAACTTCAATACTGATTTCATGTCATCCTTCTGCTGGTCAAACATACTCCCAACAATAGATGTGACATAATCCAATTATTTTTTTCAAAATGTCTTGACAAACTCGTGTAAGCCACCTAGTTTCTCTTCTCCACGACGCGGGGTGGAGCAGCTAGGTAGCTCATCGGGCTCATAACCCGAAGACCACAGGTTCAAATCCTGTCCCCGCAACCAAGACAATTCAGGGGTTTACAGTGAAAACTGTAAACCCCTTTTTCGTGTCTATTTGAGAGCACAAAACTTTTTGCCTGCCGTGTACCCACCGCCTATTGCAGTAGAGAACCACAAGCGTTTGAATTCCGCTAATTTAGGCCACACTGAAGTTCTGAGTGTGGCCATCGACATTTATCAAAATCGTGTAAACTTAAACTCAACAACTCCCAGGTTGAATCTCGTCCTTATTAAATTTCTTCAGTGAAAGTTCTCTATAAACTTGCTGAATCTGAACGACCTTGGACAAAGCAAACATCACGCAAAGAACGAAGGCCTTTCTGACTTGTAGAGAGGTTATTGTCGGAAGAGAAAATTTCCGCGAATTACAAACCAAGGGATCGAACCTTGACCATCTCTCTTCTCCGTGTCCCATGGGCCTCCCCCCATCTTTAAACCCATCGCCCGGCAAAATTAAGGTGGGATCTGCTGGTCTATGTTGATCTTCTTTTAGGGGGGCTTATCTTTTTTTGCCGTCATCGTGGAGCGCAGCCCGTCCCCGGCAGGGGCAGCCCGAAGGGCTGAGGGCGGAGCGGAACGATGACGGCGGCATTCAATTCGGTCTGATTGCCTACGTGAATACTCCAGCCGGTGTTCTTCTGTCCAAGGAAGAATGCTTTCGTTCCTCGTTGTAGTATTTGAAATAACACCCAAGTCCTTTATAAAGCGACACCCCATCCGAATAGGCTCGCGGGTAGACATCCTCGTATTTCACTGTCCACCACAGCCGCTCCACAAAAACATTGT
This genomic window contains:
- the rfbC gene encoding dTDP-4-dehydrorhamnose 3,5-epimerase, yielding MGFITTEFPGLIIYEPNVFGDNRGYFMESYNRKVFHENGIDIDFIQDNHARSQHKGVVRGLHFQLPPKAQTKLVRVTRGAVYDVVVDLRKGSPTYGKHYGIELSEDNKRQFLVPKGFAHGYVTLCDDVEFLYKVDEYYSKEHDCGILWSDPELGIQWPVENPVLSEKDKELIRFIDFDTPFVYS